A DNA window from Moorella thermoacetica contains the following coding sequences:
- a CDS encoding Eco57I restriction-modification methylase domain-containing protein translates to MPMPVLSVEQRNKLERTVVEARDVAEAGAKAALEALAVHHHEPYSHMTPEQRRLRNHLRARARQLGDRQDQRGKMEITHLIQEWAYEHWHRMLFARFLAENDLLIEPEMGVAVSLEECGELAQEEGTDLWTLASRFAQQMLPQIFRPDDPVLQVTFAREYQLKLEQLLNDLEPGIFKASDALGWAYQFWQSKRKKQVNESGNKIGADELPAVTQLFTEPYMVNFLIHNTIGAWYAGKVLAENPQLAGQAESEEELRRAVALPGVTWDYLRFARSGDGEGPWRPAAGTFEGWPQRAAELKILDPCCGSGHFLVATFYHLVPIRMVEEGLTAREACDAVLSDNLHGLEIDERCTQIAAFALALAAWTYPGAGGYRPLPGLRIACSGIAPNTKKENWLALAGDDERLRNGMARLYDLFREAPILGSLIDPGSALENNLIEAGFDELRPLLEKVMSAEKDDYEQHELGVAACGIADAVQILSGRYHLVITNVPYLARGKQGAGLKNYLDTHHARSKQDLATAFIERNLMLCLEGGSTALVTPQQWLFQTGYSKIRKKLLRDLRWELLAILGEHAFRSSEAAGAFPAIYVCSKLLPKDNHLFFSINVSERSSACDKDLYLQHASLNKMQQISQLKNPEHIIITNTFSGFRVFGDYADCYQGISTGDNPRFCIKFWELPSILPGWERFQTPPEETQYYGGREHLIRWEERASIQELGAIRGKNAWGKWGIVIGVDCQ, encoded by the coding sequence ATGCCGATGCCGGTACTATCAGTAGAACAGCGCAATAAACTTGAACGTACGGTTGTCGAGGCCCGGGATGTTGCCGAAGCCGGGGCCAAGGCGGCCCTGGAGGCCCTGGCCGTGCACCATCACGAGCCTTACAGCCATATGACCCCAGAACAGCGCCGGCTTCGCAATCACCTCCGGGCCCGGGCGCGCCAGCTGGGGGACAGGCAGGACCAAAGGGGAAAAATGGAAATCACCCACCTGATCCAGGAGTGGGCTTACGAGCACTGGCACCGCATGCTCTTTGCCCGTTTCCTGGCGGAAAACGACCTCCTGATCGAGCCGGAGATGGGGGTGGCTGTCAGCCTTGAGGAGTGTGGGGAACTGGCCCAGGAGGAAGGTACCGATCTCTGGACCCTGGCCAGCCGTTTTGCCCAGCAGATGTTGCCGCAGATCTTTCGCCCCGATGACCCGGTGTTGCAGGTCACCTTTGCGCGCGAATATCAACTGAAGCTGGAGCAGTTGCTCAACGACCTGGAGCCGGGTATCTTTAAAGCCAGCGATGCCCTGGGATGGGCCTACCAGTTCTGGCAGAGCAAGCGCAAGAAACAGGTGAACGAATCGGGCAATAAAATCGGCGCCGATGAATTGCCGGCTGTTACCCAGCTCTTTACAGAGCCTTATATGGTGAATTTCCTCATTCACAACACCATTGGCGCCTGGTACGCGGGCAAGGTGCTGGCGGAGAACCCGCAGCTTGCCGGGCAGGCAGAAAGTGAAGAAGAGCTTCGCAGGGCGGTTGCGTTGCCCGGTGTGACTTGGGATTACCTACGCTTCGCCCGTAGCGGCGATGGGGAGGGGCCGTGGCGTCCCGCTGCCGGGACCTTCGAGGGCTGGCCGCAGCGGGCAGCGGAGCTTAAAATCCTGGACCCCTGCTGTGGTTCGGGCCATTTCCTGGTAGCGACATTTTATCATTTAGTTCCGATTCGAATGGTCGAGGAAGGCCTTACGGCCCGGGAGGCATGTGACGCCGTCCTGAGTGATAACCTCCACGGCCTGGAGATCGATGAGCGCTGCACGCAGATCGCCGCCTTTGCCCTGGCGCTGGCGGCGTGGACCTACCCCGGCGCCGGTGGCTACCGCCCCTTGCCCGGGTTGCGAATAGCCTGTTCCGGCATCGCTCCCAATACGAAAAAGGAAAACTGGCTGGCCCTGGCGGGGGATGACGAGCGCCTCCGTAACGGCATGGCCCGGCTTTATGACCTTTTCCGGGAAGCGCCTATTCTAGGAAGCCTTATCGATCCTGGTTCCGCTCTAGAAAACAATCTGATAGAAGCCGGGTTTGATGAACTCCGTCCCTTGCTGGAAAAAGTAATGTCCGCGGAGAAAGACGATTACGAGCAGCACGAGTTAGGGGTTGCCGCCTGTGGTATCGCTGATGCAGTTCAAATTCTTAGTGGTCGTTATCATCTAGTGATTACCAACGTGCCGTATCTTGCCCGCGGAAAACAGGGAGCCGGACTCAAGAATTACCTTGATACCCATCATGCCCGTTCGAAACAAGACCTGGCCACTGCCTTTATCGAGCGCAATCTAATGTTGTGCCTAGAAGGTGGTTCTACTGCTTTAGTTACTCCTCAGCAGTGGCTGTTTCAAACTGGGTATTCGAAGATTCGTAAGAAGCTGCTTAGAGATTTACGATGGGAACTCTTAGCTATACTTGGTGAACACGCATTCCGAAGCTCTGAAGCTGCAGGGGCATTTCCTGCAATATATGTTTGTTCTAAATTGCTTCCGAAAGACAATCATCTTTTCTTTAGTATTAACGTTTCAGAGAGGTCTTCTGCCTGTGACAAAGACTTATATCTCCAACACGCTTCCTTAAACAAAATGCAACAGATAAGTCAACTTAAAAACCCGGAACACATTATCATTACAAACACGTTTTCTGGGTTTAGAGTCTTTGGTGATTATGCCGATTGTTACCAAGGCATATCAACAGGCGATAATCCTAGATTTTGTATAAAGTTTTGGGAACTCCCATCTATTTTACCAGGTTGGGAAAGGTTTCAAACACCACCAGAAGAAACCCAGTACTATGGTGGGCGAGAGCATCTAATACGTTGGGAAGAACGTGCTAGTATTCAAGAGCTAGGTGCTATTCGAGGGAAAAATGCTTGGGGAAAATGGGGCATTGTCATAGGTGTTGATTGTCAATAG
- a CDS encoding CdaR family protein produces the protein MLEHFRQNWGYRLMAVILAIILWMYVTGEQNPTGETVVRVPLETENLSSGLVVADRPAEVQVRVEGRKAAVANLLPRDVHAYADLRDAKVGDNVLPVRVDVPEGINVIHVNPAQVTIRVEKIEDIQLPVQVSLLGSPASGYRALEPVLKPSQVIISGPAAALKEIGRVYVEAKIDQASGNFLAQLPVKIADREGRPMQTWLTVNPDTVETFIPVVQDMPSKMLPVRPRLTGEPAKGYAIQRVILQPEVVEAFAPYSQLAALDYLNTAPINIAGAKKNVTVETNLEIPSGVQLSSFPRVRVVVEIGPAVAGAAGSGP, from the coding sequence ATGCTGGAGCATTTCCGCCAGAACTGGGGTTACCGCTTGATGGCCGTCATTCTGGCTATTATACTCTGGATGTATGTAACCGGCGAACAAAACCCTACCGGGGAAACGGTGGTTAGGGTCCCCCTGGAAACGGAAAATCTGAGCAGCGGCCTGGTTGTAGCCGACCGCCCGGCGGAAGTGCAGGTCCGGGTAGAGGGTCGCAAGGCTGCCGTGGCCAATCTTCTCCCCCGGGATGTCCATGCCTATGCCGACCTGCGGGATGCTAAAGTAGGTGACAACGTCCTGCCGGTGCGGGTTGACGTACCTGAAGGGATAAACGTTATCCACGTTAATCCAGCCCAGGTAACCATCAGGGTGGAAAAGATCGAGGATATCCAGCTGCCGGTTCAGGTGAGCCTCCTGGGTTCCCCGGCCAGCGGCTACCGTGCCCTGGAGCCGGTCCTGAAGCCCTCCCAGGTCATCATCTCCGGCCCGGCCGCCGCCCTCAAGGAGATCGGCCGGGTCTATGTAGAGGCCAAAATTGACCAGGCCAGCGGCAACTTCCTGGCCCAGCTCCCGGTAAAGATTGCCGACCGCGAGGGACGCCCTATGCAGACCTGGCTGACGGTAAACCCGGATACAGTGGAGACCTTTATACCTGTCGTCCAGGACATGCCCAGCAAAATGCTGCCGGTACGACCGCGCCTGACGGGGGAACCGGCGAAGGGCTACGCTATCCAGCGGGTGATTTTACAGCCCGAGGTGGTTGAGGCCTTCGCCCCTTACAGCCAGCTGGCAGCTCTGGACTACCTCAATACGGCCCCCATAAATATCGCCGGGGCCAAGAAAAATGTAACGGTTGAAACCAACCTGGAGATACCGTCGGGGGTCCAGCTCAGCAGTTTCCCCCGGGTGCGGGTGGTCGTGGAGATCGGTCCGGCCGTTGCCGGCGCTGCCGGGAGTGGGCCTTGA
- the glmM gene encoding phosphoglucosamine mutase, whose protein sequence is MGKLFGTDGVRGVANQGLPPELAFRLGRAGAAVLAGKGDRVRVVVGRDTRISGDMLEAALVAGICSVGGQVLKVGIIPTPAVAWLTRDLGADAGVVISASHNPVADNGIKFFSASGYKLPDPVEEEIERLVLAPEDNLPRPVGVDLGRVKEVTEAPERYIAHVCSTAGRGLAGMQVVLDCANGAACRVAPAIFQRLGAEVSLLHNVPDGTNINVRCGSTHPESLQAEVVARGAAVGLAFDGDADRVIAVDEKGQVVDGDVIMTILALYRQEQGGLPGGQVVVTVMSNYGLHQALTAAGLRVQQTRVGDRYVLEEMLKSGAVLGGEQSGHIILLEHNTTGDGLITGVQLLQVMAATGRPLSELAAAMPRLPQILVNVRVGDKDAAMASPALQAAVAAAREQLAGRGRVLVRPSGTEPIIRLMVEGPDREELENIMAGLQRVASGL, encoded by the coding sequence ATGGGTAAATTATTCGGCACCGACGGGGTACGGGGCGTGGCCAATCAGGGCCTCCCGCCGGAACTGGCCTTTCGCCTGGGCCGGGCTGGCGCCGCCGTCCTGGCCGGGAAGGGCGATCGGGTCCGGGTGGTGGTGGGCCGCGATACCCGCATCTCCGGCGACATGCTGGAGGCGGCCCTGGTAGCCGGTATTTGCTCCGTTGGTGGCCAGGTGTTGAAAGTGGGCATTATCCCTACCCCGGCGGTGGCCTGGCTGACCCGGGACCTGGGGGCCGATGCCGGGGTGGTTATCTCGGCGTCCCATAACCCGGTGGCCGATAACGGGATTAAATTCTTCAGCGCCAGCGGTTATAAACTACCGGACCCGGTGGAGGAAGAGATCGAGAGGCTGGTATTGGCTCCGGAGGATAACCTGCCGCGGCCGGTGGGGGTTGATCTGGGAAGGGTTAAGGAAGTAACCGAGGCGCCGGAACGCTACATCGCCCATGTCTGCAGTACGGCCGGCCGCGGCCTGGCGGGGATGCAGGTCGTCCTCGATTGCGCCAACGGTGCCGCCTGCAGGGTGGCACCGGCAATCTTCCAGCGTTTGGGAGCAGAGGTTTCCCTCTTGCATAATGTACCGGATGGTACTAATATAAACGTCAGGTGTGGCTCCACCCACCCGGAGAGCCTCCAGGCGGAAGTCGTCGCCCGGGGAGCCGCCGTGGGGCTGGCCTTCGACGGCGATGCCGACCGGGTAATTGCCGTTGACGAGAAAGGCCAGGTTGTAGATGGGGATGTAATCATGACTATCCTGGCCCTTTACCGCCAGGAGCAGGGTGGCCTGCCCGGCGGCCAGGTAGTGGTTACTGTCATGAGCAACTACGGCCTGCACCAGGCCCTGACAGCGGCAGGCCTGAGGGTCCAGCAGACCAGGGTAGGCGACCGGTATGTCCTGGAGGAGATGCTGAAGAGCGGCGCCGTCCTGGGAGGCGAGCAGTCGGGCCATATCATCCTTCTGGAGCATAATACCACCGGTGACGGCCTGATTACCGGCGTCCAACTGCTCCAGGTCATGGCCGCCACCGGGCGGCCCCTGTCGGAACTGGCGGCCGCCATGCCCCGTCTGCCCCAGATTCTGGTTAACGTAAGGGTGGGGGATAAAGATGCCGCTATGGCCAGCCCTGCCCTGCAGGCAGCGGTGGCGGCGGCCCGGGAGCAACTGGCAGGCCGGGGCCGGGTGCTGGTCAGGCCTTCGGGAACAGAACCCATTATCCGTCTCATGGTAGAAGGCCCGGACCGGGAAGAGCTGGAGAACATTATGGCCGGCCTGCAACGGGTTGCCAGCGGGTTGTGA
- the brxC gene encoding BREX system P-loop protein BrxC — translation MKNRDIFQRDPVVSKLLNDGVATVTEAATSKEIETLRYELEHFVCEGQYKDGLIRILESYLSNADATSQPAVWVSGFFGSGKSHLLKMLRHLWVNTKFESDGATARELARLPVEVKDLLKELDILGKRCGGLHAAGGTLPSGGRKSLRLAVLSIIFRSKGLPESLPQAQFCLWLQKNGIYTRVKKVVEDSGKVFQQELRHLYASPVLARALLEADPDFASDLKQVRATIQAQFPDVDDVSTSEFIQIICDVLSVNRQLPCTAIVLDEVQLFIGDSTARSYEVQEVAEALCKQLDSRILLIGAGQTALSGNLPLLQRLKDRFTIPVELSDTDVETVTRRVVLAKRADKRKAIEEILTAYAGEIDRQLAGTRIAPRSEDRAIIVEDYPLLPVRRRFWEHVLRAVDIPGTSSQLRTQLRIVHDAVREIAEKPLGTVVPADFIFDQLQPDLLRTGVLLREIDETIRNLDDGTPEGLLARRICALVFLIRKLPREAVVDIGIRATAETLADLLVSDLAGDGPALRREIPRVLEKLVKEGKLIKVDEEYSLQTRESSEWDREFRNRQTRLNNDLAALASKRSALLNSACMTALGNIKLIQGKDKVPRKLAIHFGSEPPETKGHEIPVWVRDGWGENENTVVADARAAGNDSPIIFVYIPKANAEDLQRTIIEYEAAKATLEFKGTPTNPEGQEARDAMSTRMKTAEATRDEIIKEVINAARVFQGGGQERFEHSMKEKVEAAAEASLDRLFPHFRDGDDDQWPAVINRAKSGDEAALQAIGWNDAPEKHPVCAAILAEIGSGKTGKEIRDIFMKTPYGWGQDAVDAALITLFATGHLRAVYKGVQLDRGQLDQAKIPATDFRVETVTIDVHSRMKLRKLFQTAGFNCKAGEESSVAGQFLAKLMDLADRAGGDPPMPERPSKTHLETMRGLAGNEQLAAILEQFDTLAQQLQNWSALADLAAKRRPAWDRLQILLRHAHGLPEAEDLQSQAHAVRDERRLLAEPDPVPDIYQAVARVLRTAVRQAYANFEMVYNREKAALEANANWQKLSPEQQQKILTAEGIASVPRLSIEDDDALLQSLQETPLSGWKTRTDALPQQFSNAAMAAAKLLEPKTQKVKLTSSTLRTKDEVRAWVAGVERELLERIKNGPVVIS, via the coding sequence ATGAAGAACCGGGATATTTTCCAGCGTGACCCTGTGGTTTCAAAACTGCTTAATGACGGCGTGGCTACAGTTACTGAAGCGGCCACATCCAAAGAGATTGAAACCCTTCGCTATGAACTGGAGCATTTTGTTTGCGAGGGGCAGTATAAAGACGGACTTATACGCATTCTTGAGTCTTACTTGAGCAATGCGGATGCTACAAGCCAGCCGGCGGTCTGGGTAAGCGGTTTTTTTGGCAGCGGTAAATCACATCTTCTGAAGATGCTCCGTCACTTATGGGTTAACACCAAATTTGAATCGGATGGAGCGACTGCCCGTGAACTGGCAAGGCTACCTGTGGAAGTAAAAGACCTGTTAAAAGAATTGGATATATTAGGGAAAAGATGTGGCGGGCTGCATGCTGCGGGGGGAACGCTGCCATCCGGGGGAAGGAAAAGTCTTCGTCTGGCAGTGCTCAGCATTATTTTTCGCTCGAAAGGTCTGCCCGAATCTCTTCCCCAAGCACAATTTTGCCTTTGGCTTCAAAAAAATGGCATCTATACTCGGGTTAAAAAGGTTGTGGAAGATTCAGGCAAGGTTTTTCAACAGGAACTCCGTCATTTGTATGCCAGTCCGGTATTAGCCAGGGCCCTGTTGGAGGCTGACCCTGATTTTGCCTCCGATCTCAAACAGGTGCGGGCCACCATCCAGGCCCAGTTTCCTGACGTAGACGACGTCTCGACATCCGAATTTATCCAGATCATTTGTGATGTCCTTTCTGTAAACAGGCAACTTCCCTGCACGGCGATTGTACTCGACGAAGTCCAGCTCTTTATAGGTGACAGTACGGCTCGTTCCTATGAAGTACAAGAAGTAGCGGAAGCCCTTTGCAAGCAGCTTGATAGCCGGATACTGCTTATAGGGGCTGGCCAGACTGCTCTGAGCGGCAATCTTCCGCTGCTCCAGCGCTTGAAAGATCGTTTTACCATACCTGTGGAACTCTCTGATACGGATGTTGAAACTGTAACCCGCCGGGTGGTGCTGGCTAAAAGGGCAGATAAGCGCAAGGCCATCGAAGAAATATTAACTGCTTACGCTGGTGAAATTGATCGACAGCTTGCCGGTACCCGCATTGCACCCAGAAGTGAAGACCGGGCGATTATCGTCGAAGACTATCCCCTTTTACCTGTCCGCCGCCGGTTCTGGGAGCATGTCCTGCGAGCTGTTGATATTCCTGGAACCAGTAGCCAGCTGCGCACGCAGCTCCGTATTGTTCATGATGCTGTCCGGGAGATTGCTGAAAAACCCCTGGGTACAGTCGTGCCCGCTGATTTCATATTTGACCAGCTACAGCCGGACTTGCTTCGCACCGGGGTTCTTTTACGGGAAATCGATGAAACCATTCGCAATCTGGACGATGGGACTCCGGAAGGTTTATTGGCCAGGCGTATTTGTGCCCTGGTATTCCTCATCCGCAAACTCCCCCGTGAAGCCGTCGTTGATATTGGTATCCGTGCTACCGCGGAGACGCTGGCCGATCTTCTGGTAAGCGACCTGGCCGGCGATGGTCCCGCCCTGCGCAGGGAGATTCCCCGGGTTTTAGAGAAACTGGTTAAGGAAGGAAAGCTTATCAAGGTGGACGAGGAATACAGCCTTCAGACCCGGGAGAGCAGCGAATGGGACCGGGAATTTCGTAACCGGCAAACCCGGTTGAACAATGATCTTGCGGCTTTGGCCAGTAAACGTTCGGCCCTGTTGAATTCGGCCTGTATGACCGCCCTTGGCAACATTAAACTCATCCAGGGAAAGGACAAAGTGCCGCGTAAGTTGGCAATTCACTTTGGCAGCGAGCCGCCCGAAACTAAAGGCCACGAAATTCCAGTTTGGGTCCGCGACGGCTGGGGAGAAAACGAGAATACCGTGGTGGCCGATGCCCGGGCCGCCGGCAACGATAGCCCGATTATTTTCGTCTATATCCCCAAAGCAAATGCCGAGGACCTGCAAAGAACAATTATTGAATATGAGGCGGCTAAAGCGACCCTCGAATTCAAGGGAACCCCTACAAATCCAGAGGGGCAGGAAGCCCGCGACGCGATGTCCACACGTATGAAGACGGCCGAGGCTACCCGGGATGAGATTATTAAAGAGGTTATTAATGCCGCCAGGGTGTTCCAGGGTGGGGGCCAGGAGCGTTTTGAGCATTCCATGAAAGAAAAAGTGGAGGCAGCCGCCGAAGCGTCCCTGGACCGTCTCTTTCCCCACTTCCGGGATGGTGATGATGATCAATGGCCGGCTGTTATCAACCGGGCCAAGAGCGGCGACGAAGCCGCCCTTCAGGCCATAGGCTGGAATGATGCTCCCGAAAAACACCCTGTCTGTGCGGCCATTCTTGCTGAAATCGGATCCGGTAAGACAGGCAAGGAAATCAGGGATATCTTTATGAAAACACCTTATGGTTGGGGGCAGGATGCTGTCGACGCCGCTTTGATTACGCTTTTTGCCACCGGGCATCTTCGCGCTGTATATAAAGGGGTCCAGCTTGACCGTGGCCAATTAGATCAAGCTAAAATCCCGGCTACCGACTTCCGGGTGGAAACGGTAACCATAGATGTCCATAGCCGCATGAAGCTGCGCAAGCTTTTTCAAACAGCTGGCTTTAACTGCAAGGCGGGGGAGGAATCTTCCGTAGCCGGGCAATTTCTTGCCAAGCTTATGGACCTGGCCGATCGTGCCGGCGGCGATCCACCAATGCCTGAGCGCCCATCTAAGACCCATTTGGAAACAATGCGGGGACTAGCTGGTAACGAACAACTTGCAGCGATACTGGAACAGTTTGACACCCTGGCCCAACAACTGCAGAATTGGTCAGCATTGGCGGACTTGGCGGCAAAGCGCAGACCTGCGTGGGATAGACTTCAGATCCTGTTGAGACACGCCCATGGCCTTCCTGAAGCGGAAGATCTACAGAGTCAGGCCCATGCTGTGCGCGACGAACGGCGCCTGTTAGCAGAGCCCGATCCGGTTCCGGACATTTACCAGGCAGTCGCCAGGGTGCTTCGTACCGCTGTCAGGCAGGCTTACGCCAACTTTGAAATGGTATATAACCGGGAGAAAGCGGCACTGGAGGCAAATGCGAACTGGCAGAAACTATCTCCGGAACAGCAGCAAAAAATTCTTACGGCTGAAGGGATTGCCAGCGTTCCCCGGCTTTCCATAGAAGATGACGACGCCTTGCTTCAAAGCCTCCAGGAAACCCCTCTGTCAGGCTGGAAAACCAGGACAGATGCCCTGCCCCAGCAGTTCAGTAATGCGGCCATGGCAGCTGCGAAGCTACTGGAGCCAAAAACGCAGAAGGTAAAACTGACCAGCAGCACCTTGAGAACGAAAGACGAAGTCAGGGCCTGGGTAGCCGGAGTTGAGAGAGAGCTTTTAGAAAGGATTAAAAACGGCCCCGTCGTGATCTCGTAG
- the glmS gene encoding glutamine--fructose-6-phosphate transaminase (isomerizing), with the protein MCGIVGYLGPRPAVPILVQGLERLEYRGYDSAGIAVLNGGGLVVEKSAGKLHVLKSRLNGNLAGARVGIGHTRWATHGRPSDVNAHPHLDCTGRIAVVHNGIIENYQELRQELAAKGHRFISETDTEVLAHLVEEFYTGDLLQAVFKMLPVLRGSYALAVMSADHPRELVGARQDSPLIVGLAAGETYLASDIPALLPYTRDNYILENGEVAWITPGEVTVYDADGSRKSKEVFHVAWDLQAAEKGGYAHFMLKEIHEQPRALRDTLAGRLQDDGRVRLEGVNFTPEEAAALEKVAIIACGTAHYAGMVGKYLLEKLLRLPVEDDVASEFRYREPILNEHTLGLVISQSGETADTLASLREAKKAGAPVLAITNVVGSSVAREADHVIYTWAGPEIAVASTKAYLTQVASLYLLALHLGEKRSHAPWAQEIAGGLKDLPGQVEEVLKLEPRIKELAGRIAPHEHAFFIGRGLDYPVSLEGSLKLKEISYLHAEAYAAGELKHGTLALIEEGTPVIALATQAELLEKMLSNIKEVKARGAWVLALTQEGNTAVAEEADAVLYLPPVPSILAPAVTVVPLQLLAYYTAVARGCDVDKPRNLAKSVTVE; encoded by the coding sequence ATGTGCGGTATCGTAGGTTATCTGGGCCCGCGCCCGGCGGTCCCCATATTGGTTCAGGGACTGGAAAGGCTGGAATACCGGGGCTATGATTCTGCCGGGATAGCGGTATTGAATGGTGGAGGATTGGTAGTCGAAAAGAGCGCGGGCAAGCTACATGTCCTGAAGAGCCGTCTCAATGGCAATCTCGCCGGTGCCCGGGTGGGGATTGGTCACACCCGCTGGGCCACCCATGGCCGGCCGTCCGATGTCAACGCCCATCCCCATCTAGATTGCACGGGCAGGATTGCCGTCGTCCATAACGGGATCATCGAAAACTACCAGGAACTGCGCCAGGAACTGGCGGCTAAAGGCCATCGCTTTATATCCGAAACCGATACAGAAGTCCTGGCCCACCTGGTGGAAGAGTTCTATACCGGCGATCTCCTCCAGGCGGTATTCAAGATGCTGCCCGTTCTTCGAGGCTCCTACGCCCTGGCTGTCATGAGCGCCGATCATCCCCGGGAACTGGTAGGCGCGCGCCAGGACAGCCCCTTAATCGTCGGCCTGGCTGCAGGGGAAACCTACCTGGCCTCCGATATCCCGGCCCTGCTGCCTTATACCCGGGATAATTACATCCTGGAGAACGGTGAAGTGGCCTGGATCACCCCCGGGGAAGTGACCGTTTACGACGCCGACGGCAGCCGCAAGTCCAAGGAGGTCTTCCACGTGGCCTGGGACCTCCAGGCGGCGGAAAAGGGCGGTTATGCCCACTTTATGCTGAAAGAGATCCACGAGCAGCCGCGGGCCTTAAGGGATACCCTGGCTGGCCGCCTGCAAGATGACGGGCGGGTACGCCTGGAAGGAGTTAACTTCACACCGGAGGAAGCGGCGGCCCTGGAAAAAGTGGCCATCATTGCCTGCGGTACGGCCCACTACGCCGGCATGGTGGGTAAATATCTCCTGGAGAAGCTCCTGCGCCTGCCGGTGGAAGACGACGTGGCCTCGGAATTTCGCTACCGGGAACCGATCCTCAACGAGCATACCCTGGGCCTGGTCATCAGCCAATCGGGCGAAACGGCCGACACCCTGGCCAGCCTGCGGGAGGCTAAAAAAGCCGGGGCACCGGTGCTGGCCATTACCAACGTCGTCGGCAGTTCGGTAGCCCGGGAAGCCGATCACGTCATCTATACCTGGGCCGGCCCGGAGATTGCCGTGGCGTCCACTAAAGCGTATCTCACCCAGGTAGCATCGCTGTACCTCCTGGCCCTGCACCTGGGCGAGAAAAGGAGCCATGCTCCCTGGGCGCAGGAAATCGCCGGGGGCCTTAAGGACCTGCCCGGCCAGGTGGAAGAAGTTTTAAAGCTGGAACCACGGATAAAGGAACTGGCCGGCCGGATAGCACCCCACGAGCACGCCTTCTTTATCGGCCGCGGCCTGGATTACCCCGTCTCCCTGGAGGGATCCCTGAAGCTAAAGGAGATCTCCTACCTGCACGCCGAGGCTTATGCGGCCGGGGAACTGAAGCACGGCACCCTGGCATTGATCGAAGAGGGTACGCCCGTTATCGCCCTGGCCACCCAGGCCGAGCTCCTAGAGAAGATGCTCAGCAACATCAAGGAAGTCAAGGCCCGGGGCGCCTGGGTCCTGGCCCTCACCCAGGAGGGTAACACAGCCGTGGCCGAAGAGGCCGACGCCGTCCTCTACCTGCCGCCGGTACCATCTATCCTGGCGCCGGCGGTGACGGTGGTGCCCCTGCAACTCCTGGCCTACTACACCGCCGTCGCCCGCGGCTGCGACGTCGACAAACCCCGAAACCTGGCCAAGAGCGTGACGGTGGAGTAG
- a CDS encoding DUF1788 domain-containing protein: MSRIEELANRYRNHIAAPWQHNLAGEQKTIFVVYPPVDERKLRARLELFEMATIASGHKWKSFDFTPTFAQWMSKLEYREVYFEEPESLALPLETEFLYFAADELRKVLAGEDVDSDTVVAVYGVASLYGFASVSAILKEVVRDIRGRLVVFFPGEYENNNYRLLNARDGWNYLAIPITLHNGVND; the protein is encoded by the coding sequence GTGAGCAGAATTGAAGAACTGGCAAACCGCTATCGTAATCATATTGCTGCGCCATGGCAGCATAACTTGGCCGGTGAGCAAAAGACGATTTTTGTTGTCTATCCTCCAGTCGATGAGCGCAAACTCCGGGCTAGGTTAGAATTGTTCGAAATGGCAACAATTGCCTCCGGGCATAAATGGAAATCATTCGATTTTACCCCGACCTTTGCCCAATGGATGAGCAAGTTAGAATACAGGGAGGTTTATTTCGAAGAGCCCGAAAGCCTGGCGTTACCCCTTGAGACTGAATTTCTATATTTTGCCGCTGATGAACTCCGTAAAGTACTTGCCGGTGAAGATGTTGATTCTGACACTGTAGTTGCCGTTTATGGCGTCGCCAGTCTGTACGGATTCGCCAGTGTATCGGCGATTCTAAAAGAAGTAGTAAGGGATATTCGGGGGCGATTGGTAGTCTTTTTTCCGGGCGAATATGAAAACAACAATTATCGTTTGCTCAATGCGCGCGACGGATGGAATTACCTGGCCATTCCCATCACTTTACATAATGGGGTGAACGATTGA